Below is a window of Carettochelys insculpta isolate YL-2023 chromosome 4, ASM3395843v1, whole genome shotgun sequence DNA.
TTCTGCTCACCCGTTCACTtgtacagcagggtctcaacattcgcaaacttaaggtttgtgaattcaattattcacgagcagcCGCTTTCCCGGGGCTCTGTGGCACGGTGCACCAGgagccgctgcttccctggggcagggaacGCTGGCACccgccacttcccagggctccagagcagggagcacaggcaggTGCTGCTTCCCAGGGACCCGGGGgtcagggagcaccagcagccgccacCTCGCCAGGGCTTTGGGCAGGAGCGGCTGCCATATTTGctaaattcaacattcatgagggttctcaatgttgaaccctcgtgaatgctgagaccctactgtatttagaTATATagattctcccctccctccctgtgggATCCAATTAATACCTTAGAAAGAAATATTGTTCCTAGGATCTTTTCActtatttcccatttttttcttcctttattcCTGGACCACCTCGTATTTGCAACATTTTTTCAGAGAAATGGCAACCTTccatcctctcccctccacccctcaagacacacacacttccatatttcaaatttttttctgacttttcaTTCAAAGGGAAGAGTTTGATTCTTCCAGTGTTCTCTACTATCACATGCAATTTCCCTTCTCTGGGCCCATCCTTGATTCCTTGTGCATCCAAATGCTTCTTCAATTTCAGCGGAAATTTAGTAAGGGGAAGGATAAAAGGAGCAAACCCTTCCATCTTGCTGCATGCTTTAGACTGACACgtcccttaaagagacagtgaGGTTCAGGCACATGAAAAAAATGTTGCCTCCGTCAAGTCCCTCTTTCATTTTCATGTAACTCTCATAAAAATAATTATGCCAAATATTTGTAATGTATTGGACAACAGACTGAAGTGAGTCTACTTCTTCAGAAGCAGGCAGTAACGTGAAAAGAGATGAGAGTGACTGAAcgtaaggctacagctacactaccagataaattcaatgtTTTTAcattcaattttataatgctgggttttataaattagattctgagtatcctcacttcccccgaagtccacacaaagtcgagttagtgctgccacactagagtggccaaatatcgactgttgcagcagtgcattgtgggaacctattccacaattccctcagccctgtattCTGCACCCTCCTgtgggccctgctgctccccccccactgactgcactcaccctgctgcctggtccctGTGTCTTCGCAgcttgtggggagctgggaaactgaccagtgctgctgcacctggctcatggGAGCTAGGTGCATCAGGGAGGCAGGTGCTGCACCGGTCAGTTTCCCTGTTCCCATGAGTggcgggcagctggcaggcaggtgcagcagcaccagtcagcctctggaggctaatgaactCGAtccaaagacatggcgcttccacaccagccttcattcgaACTCGTAATtggaacttgatgctacacccagctggtaCTGACGATATTATGAtaccaatattagtgctccctcgATCGaggtaatggtatttacagtgaacacagtcccttggtacaatcgagctaactgccttaaattcacaTTTAGCtggtagtggagacatagcctaacactatttttggctctcttgGACTGGGAAGCATTTGCTCATTACCTCATTTATTTTATGAAGAATGTTCTTGTCCTTATTCATTTGACAACTCAACTCTAAACTTATGGCTTATAGCAAAAGAGAGAGTTTTAAAGCTGATGTGATTTCTATTAAAGTTTATTTAAACAGCTCCCGCATCAAACATCTGAGATTTTTTAAAGGGCAACAtcaattcctccctcccccaagccaTTTCTGAAAAATATTCCTGATGTAGCCTTTGAGCGCACAGTACTGGTAATACAGTGCTAAATGAACAACATTTCGCATAATTTATCATCCAGCAACCAAAGTGTAGGAGTATTCTACACCCCATCCTGAAGACAGATAGAGTCCCTTCATGGAACAGAGATgcagaggtttttttgttttgtttttaatgctgtGCTGATTGCCAGCATGTCTCttactttcattttttaaagtggTGAAAACATAACGTATTAAAATCCTGAAGGCTCAATTCTGCTTCAAATTAATTCAATGGGAAAGTGGCTATGGACTTGGAAGGAGGAATATGCAGTTCTAAGCACTTGAAGCTAAATCATAAACATGTTGGAACATTGGCACTTGAATCACAGTGTTCTCATTTGTTGATTAACAGTCCTTGTCTTAAGAAAAGTATGAGCATTCATTATTATTTCTACTGTTTATTAACTGTATAGCACCAACAGGATACTAGGTGCTATAGAGCAAGGTATGACAGCGAGATCCTTGTACTAAGGAGATTACAGTCTAAACAAACAATGGGTAAAGACGGCAGAGTTTTCTTTCAGAAACATCTGTGCTCTGCTACACTCTATTCCTCCTTCCTGTAATCAGAATCTCATACTTACAAAAGATAATCAAGGCTAAAGTGACACATAGTAATGGGACACATGCTACCACTACACAGGTTCTACCATACTGGTGGCTAGAAATGGTAAGTTTctactcatgggctatgtctacacttgctcccttcttcaaagggggcatggtaatcagaatgatgggagattactaatgaagtgctgtgatgaatatgcagcacttcattaggctaattgtcccccatggcaacttccaagtgtcaaactttgaagtgccagcattgggtgtagctgtgggcactttgaagcgcctgcgctacttcaaactgcctttactcctcaaaattttgacacttgcaggggagaatcagcctaatgaagtgctgcatattcatcacagcacttcattagtaatctcccatcaccctgattaacatgccctctttgaagaagggggcaaaagGAGACATAGTCATGGTGTTTTCTCCCAATACGTTTTAGGGGACAGAATGTATTTCCCTAACAAAGCAGATTTCAGTATATATACAGGGGAGAGAGGGCCTCTGCACAGCACACTGAGCTTCCTCTTTCCCATGGTGGAGCAGCtcaccttctagtgtagacatagctgaagagtTCTTCCAAAGATTTTGAATAGAACGAAAAACAGCTTTTCAGGGGGCTAGACAGCAGTTCTATTTCTTATCTAGTCTTGAATCTGGATGTTATTACTATTTAGATCTAACTAGAAAACAAAATATCTATAGATTGGCTGTGTGCATCTGAAAACTAGGAATGTCTCTGTTTTCAGAGCCCCTGGTGATGTCAGTCTTACTACTACGTTTTGTCAcggagggtttaaaaaaaaaaaagagcaccacCTTCTGAAGAAGTCATCCCCAGCAGAACAGGTAAAAGTGACCACAAGCTAACAATGCACATGTCTCTCCTGGAACACCTCCCACAGACATGAGACTATATAATCAGCCCATCCTGACACGTAGCATCAGATTTGCAAGGGGTCAGGGAATTACTGAGCAGTCAGTGGTGACAGCCTATGACAGCTCAGCTTCCCCACCAAATGCAGATTCTGGCAGAAAATACAACAAAGAGGTTAAGAGAGTGGGGAAAATACAGCTTTTGTCTCACCCACATGCCCTTTAATATGTCCTAGTTTTCAAATTGAAATGGCAGAAAGTGGGAACTGGGCATCCTTTGCTTTTTCATGCCCTCTCCAGCTAGCTTAGCGTTTTCTGTAGTTCTTTTAATCACAGAAAAGGTTAGATATTATGGTGATGTGTGCTACAAGAAAGTTTAAGAATCTTGCCAACATCCTCACTGACCGACACCATAACCGTTCCCTGCCTCAACCACGTGACAGATGTTGGACAAAAGTCTAAAATCTTAGGGATAAAACCCAATTTCCAAAAATGTGCTAGAAACTTTATGGCATATGCATGACAACCATAATTTGTGTTTCTGGAAGGCATaagctgttttcattttcttatgTATGAATCAAGTGACCCAAAGACCCTTTCTCTTAGGTCTCTCATTTGATAACACAAAATCTAATATCTGACTAACTGGCAAATCTCATTTAGCATGCTCCTGGTGGCTTGCTAACCCTTCATTAAAAGGCTCTCCTTTCTCTAAATCAAGGCTCTCTCTTTCTTTCAAGTTAAATTACGAGGAGTCCTGTAGTACTATCCGATTTATTTGgttataagctttcgtgggtaaaatccacctcatcagatgcactggagtgcgttgatgaagtgggtgttatccacaaaagcttatgctcaaacaaatttgtttgtcttcaaaggtaccacaggactccccaTTGTTTTTGtgcatatagactaacatagctacctatATGAGATTGAGACACAGACTTCTCTGTGCATGAAAAATTTAGATGTATAGAGAATTAATAAACACAAGCAGCTAAATTCAGAACTGACCTAAGTAACTTAGTGTGAAAGTCAAAGGTACAGCTCTTGTTTAAACCAGACTTTAATTCAACTCTTAGTCCTTAAAGTAGCTGGCATAAATGTTAAGAAATATCTTGTGCTTATTTGTCACAAGACACCAGAACATTCCTACAGCTAGATCCTGGTTTTCTTCATAAATTGAAGTTCTCAGtatactctttcatatctggcattctattatatggaactctcaaataactggcattttaactataagtaaattttagttacgttttccataagtacagggcagtgaaagtaaagacaaataaatacagcaaatgcagtataagtttacagtgtacaataccactgttgtggataaataaagtactctgcatacatttttttgtttgtttcttaatatctaatctcgtTTATCTTTcgtgttacgcattgctaggtacacctctcagTTATTCAGAATATGAGACTATCCAGCAACCTTTGGGTAACTGGAATCAACACCAGggagtttctttctttctttctttctttttctcctaaTTCACTGTTAATGGAGCTTCACTAAATCCAAGTTCACTGTAAGTGAGTTGCAAATATTGTAAAGATCATCACACAAAAATATCTTTCTCTCAGCAGGGCTGCTTTTAGGACTTATGTTCCTAGATAAGAAGGGCAGGTCTCTTCTGCTCTCTTCCATGCCCATTGATAACCAGCTAACTTTTGCTCTTTGTGTAACTTATATGCTGTTCACAGGAGCCACAAGagaaactataacagggttattTAGAAGTACAGGAGGCAATAATAACTGAGGAGAGAATGTGGTATGAGTATATCAACAGAATGTGAAGGGGAAGAATTAGAAAGATATCTTATATACTAAATTTGTGAGCAATCTAAACACACTACATTTTTTTTAGTACAAGACGATTTGCAAATTATCTAGTCTCAAATAATTTTGCTGGCTCTCCAGGCCATCCAAACACTGCACTTCAGTGCTGTCCCATCTATTAGCATATATTGCCTCATTTTACCAACAAATTAAATCACTGTCTGGTCTGGGTTGTAGCTGTTTGTTCAACACCTATGACATCCTCTCTCCCTATCTTCTTCTCAATCTAGtgacaaggaaaagaaaatagaCTAAAACCATCCCCAAAGGTATTCCTGTACTGCCAAGCTGTTACGGTATGCATTACTTTGCCACTAAATCCTGCTGGTATACCAAAGCTGATAAATTTTACACTTATCCCATAATTTGGTAATTATGGATTTAACAAATGGATGGTACTCTATTGTTTCTGTTGGGTCACTAATAGTATCTACTGAAATATTAGGGGTTGGTTGTAGACCAAGCTATGTGCATCTTTAAGAGCAGAACAGCAGTAAATGTGTCCCATGAGACAAATACTGCAATCTGAAATTTTAGACTGTAAGGTTCAATTGAACTCCCATTTCCCTTTGGGGTTTCCATTTttgccagagctgctcctttaACAGTTTTGGACTGACAGATAGGACTATAAAGAGGGCCCAGGACATGGATATCCTGGAAGACTCGTTCAATGACAGACTGGGGAGACATTCCGTATATCTGTGGAACTGTGTCTGAGCTGGAAAGGGGACCAAGGCCCAAGAGAAGTTAAGATGCACAGATTCGGGAGGGGTGGAGGTAAAGACTTACTGGAGGACTGTAGGAGCAGATGGCACAAGAAGTGCAGAATTAAGTAGCCTGGTGCCTGGCAATAGCTGCCCTCGGTCTACTCTTGTGTTGGAATTTTGTGCCTCGCTATGTTACGCATTATGAGATGGGATTGAGACCCCCTACGTTGCACGGCACAGTAGTgtactgaaattaaaaacaaaaaggcaacaaAGAGCAACTCATGTGATAGGCTATActctgaggcagctgctcccAACAGAGAACCACAATAAGAAAGATGGACAGCGGCACATCCAAACCTATTTTGTGAAAGGGAGAATTCTTATTCTTCAGCCATTACAAGTGGCAGTGGACAATGCATGAATCACAGCTGTCCAGACTACCCACGGAAGCGCCTCTTCTCTCCATTTCTGCATGCCCTAGTCTCCCAAGTTGTTCTCATATGTTAATACGGcattcagttgtttttttttaaagaaacagccAATATAAAATAATGAGCAAATAGATCTGGAAAGATGGCAATTTTAAActcaattttaaaatgcatttgacACAAGTAAATTAGAACCACTCTGGAAAACGTCTTTTCCTTGCATATTGTGTTTAAGTGCTAAGTAAGAGAGAGACTCACATACTGGaagaaatcctggccccactgggtatgtctacagagcattTAAACACCTGCAACTGTCTTGAGCCTGCTGATTTGTGCCAGCCATGACCATGCTGCAGGTCCTACAGTCTAGATGTATCCATTAAGTTCaattgcaaaactcccattaacctCTGTgtggccagaatttcacccactCCAACTACAAACTTCATCCATTTAGATCCAATGGACTGAACATCACACAAACTGATTTTTCATTGTCATAAAGATAATCTTTACTAATTAGTTTTGGAGCATCTAGGAAGGATCTCTCCTCCAGACAGATCAGGAATAGCATCACACCATCTGTATGCTATTCACTTTCACTCTGCGGGTTCCAGGGTTTTGCTGATAGTTACATTGTAAGGGTGCGGGAAGCAAGAGTGGAAAGGCGCACCCTGATCTGGATCCATGCACCAGCAGAAAACGGTGTGATTTATTGCCATTAATTAAATCACAGAGCTTCTTAGTTAAGCCTAGTTTGCTTTTTGCTTGTTATTGAAGCCCATCATCCAGGGAAAGTGGCTCTAATTTGACCTAACCAAAGAGCTTTTTCTTCATAACTCACCCATGCAGCAGCTGTTACACATTCTTTCCATTAGTGAGAATGACCTTGATGCTCCCTTAATGTATCAGTGGTAAAGCTGACAGTGCTCACTTAGGGTGATATTGGTATGATCAGCTAATTTTGCTTGAGCTAGACCAAGCACCAAAAATCAGAAAATTGTATTAATACCTTAAGAGTGAGCTGCGTTTTGTTGGTTTTGCCATGAGCGTGCTTGCAGTCAAACTGAAATGTGTCTGCTCATAGTCCAACCCTCCGAAAATCCCGTCAAGCCCTTATCagttcaaaatatttgttagcatgggggtgagaggggaaaATAAAAGACAAAGTCGACCCAGTGGATACCACTTGCCCCTCTTTTCAAACAGCACCTCTTGCACAAGAGTCTACCCAAGGaaacagccagagccagggggctgtgtgtgtttttCCACTCGCCCCGGAATAAAACACGTCTTTAACGCCGGCTGGCAGGTGACAGCATGTTCCGCACTGGGAAAGACACAAAggaagccctgggccctgcctggggtggtTTCCTCCCAGGCCGCCGGTCTCTGCCCGTAGGTTAAGCGTGTGAATGATACAGGGGCTACAGAGCAGACACAAGACACGGGATGCAAAGCCCGAGGGTACTTTTGCGTGAGAGCCCGAGCCCGGTGTGACGGCTCGGCGGCGGTGCGCTCGGCTGTGCAGTGCCGGGCAGGCGGGCGGGCTCAGCGCCGGGCTGTGAGCGGAGGagcgcagggggtgggggcagggcctgagcagggctggagcccggTGACTGACAGCCTCGGCAGGCTCCTCGCCGCCTATCAGCCCGCGCGGCTCCtgcggggcttgggcaggcgATAGGGACCGGGCAGCCGCTGGGCAGGTGCTCAGCCCCCGAGCGGCAGGCGCGCACACGGCCCGAGCCCGCAGCCATGGACAGCTCCTGGGCGGGGAACGGGACTCTCTCCCCGGAGCCCCAGTACAGCAGCGGCGGCCCCGGCCccgaccccagccccagccccagccccagccccagccccagccccagccgggagCCGGAGGCGGGCCGGGGCCCCGGGGGCAGCCCCGCGTTCTGGGACACCCCCCTGAACCAGGGGCTGAGCGTGGTCGTGGGGCTGGCGCTGTGCACGGCCATGCTGGGCCTGGGCTGCACGGTGGAGCTGGGCCAGCTCGGGGGGCAGCTGCGGCGGCCGCTAGGGGTGCTGCTGGCGCTGCTCTGCCAGTTCCTGGTCATGCCCCTGGTGGCCTTTCTGCTGGCGCTGCTCTTCGCCCTGGACGAGGTGGCGGCGGTGGCCGTGCTGCTGTGCGGCTGCTGCCCCGGCGGGAACCTCTCCAACCTCATGTCCCTGCTGGTCAACGGGGACATGAACCTCAGGTACCCGCGGGGCTCAGCGGCCGCGCGGTgggggctgtgccggggggggggctgtgcccgggggggggctgtgctgtgctgtgcccggggctgtgccggggggggggcggctttGCCCGGGGGGGCGGCTGTGCCCGGGGGGGGCCGGCTGTGCTGTGCCCGGGGCTGTGCCGGGGCGCGACGCGGCGGTGCTCTTGGTTCAGCGAGCTCCGTGCCGGCTGCGGCTGCCCCTGCTGCGGGGCGCGGCCGCACGGGTGGGTGCGGGACAGAGCCGCCCCGGGGCGCTCACTCGGCCGGGGACCGAGGGCGGAGCGCTGCGCTCCGGCTGCCCTGACCGCGCTGCCTCGCGGGGGACCTGCCTGACCCGggaaccgcccccccccgcccgccagccccagcTACGCGCCCGGGGGCCGCCGGCCCGAGCTCCCCAGCCCGGGCGGCGCGCAACAGGCGGCCGGGCCGGGAGCCCGAGGGGGTTGTCCCGCTCCGTGCGGCTGCCCGGGGCCGGCTCCCGCCGACCCGCCGCCTGGCGTCCTCTCTCCTCCCGCCCACAGCATCATCATGACcgcctcctccaccctgctggccCTGGTGCTGATGCCGCTGTGCCTGTGGCTGTACAGCCGCGCCTGGATCAACACgcccctggtgcagctcctgccGCTGGGGGCCGTGAGCCTGACCCTGTGCAGCACCTTGCTCCCCATCGGCGCCGGCGTCTTCACCCGCTACAAGCGCCCCAGGCTCGCCGACCTCCTGCTCAAGGTAACCCGGCTGCGCCCACCCGGACGGGCCGAGTCCCACCCGCGGGTGTGGGGAAGGGCGCTGCTGCCGGAGGGGAGCGGGGGGTGCTGCAGCGTCACCCGCATCC
It encodes the following:
- the SLC10A4 gene encoding sodium/bile acid cotransporter 4; its protein translation is MDSSWAGNGTLSPEPQYSSGGPGPDPSPSPSPSPSPSPSREPEAGRGPGGSPAFWDTPLNQGLSVVVGLALCTAMLGLGCTVELGQLGGQLRRPLGVLLALLCQFLVMPLVAFLLALLFALDEVAAVAVLLCGCCPGGNLSNLMSLLVNGDMNLSIIMTASSTLLALVLMPLCLWLYSRAWINTPLVQLLPLGAVSLTLCSTLLPIGAGVFTRYKRPRLADLLLKVSLWSLLVTLLLLFILTGIMLGPDLLASIPASVYIVALLMPLAGYASGYGLATLFHLPPHCKRTVSLETGCQNVQLCTAILKLTFPPHLIGSMYMFPLLYALFQAAEAGIFVLVYKVYGKDLYKQEPLNADEDTDISYKKLKEEEMADTSYGTVTAEEHTAILMEPAQTAL